A section of the Cutibacterium granulosum genome encodes:
- a CDS encoding choice-of-anchor M domain-containing protein: MVQMRRMLGSVLAAGMLAAGGVNPTLASAGPDDSKTIATQEHVDSPKVFWDESAGNFVLRTNVGQNPPPIETTALWVGKGYNDAGHQQYIHPITKDNAPELGFAGKPGDLLYRAPAQPGFSRSPIWAGFGADTNVPIERFRDQSFTLDMVGFDGPGRMEMFNNYGTEHKESASRLLSSHDVGLRSAFLTAGSHTHNDTTFTRPGRYEMTYRASARDTNGTLIHSAPQTLVWQVGGTKPSAEGLGDVAKAYQASLTTTSPSFAPKLSLAPHAGRDKDGDEHLSQLEFTTGDSADQGTAIFYIDGYHLAEVPVSSGHATWTEMVGSQSSNFQVVYVPRSGHSPRWVSAPIAYTTGQQRAQTSQPGQFPTKASQDPAPAFDTNELTDGSDEATVTSSVKDGSATVTVTPADPRMIAHVKGGFITNPKDDIPDCDVDFVSGPNTRSVRADVRYCGGDATSLKLDITPLPRDHRSAAHMEVSGGLNSTTQVRWGENTGDVSPTSAPPAPTTPAQPGPTDPDGHTGPALPGPTDPARPAPTVPAPTGFQPGAPTEPGQGVNPSDTSPVTIDRGHVDVGPVSSDGGATMALVDDSRTHARQTVLRDPESVRLSVPDHAKHVRGDVSAAEVRKAGLSGRPVFPDHAYDFLGAKGTPVWVLPQNQTDGLVWPGFSTERMPTEDYPDGVNLTLTPISAPDKGAWWAFTAGLSNDVTMLGSSEKPHEIVNKAPAHIHNNWVFTKPGTYVIGVSASGKNASGQFNVTQKKMTFVVGDEAATALPTPGGDAATPGRPAEPTPPSASGPTASAHPSPEASAPSASPSNQSSNPATPDGQSTPATPHGPSTPAPSSSTNTKVVLDHGHVDVFHVGFTGGKLDLKLKEDVTGSGVIHEPQDVDLQVKDSAFVDVPRQFPGAPRAYVLPMTQNQDLLWPGWDTMSTGKPVDLVVDSVQGPGKVHLFTTDISGTAVSQLTSGGTALPGTISVPSPTHVHANWVFTKPGVYTMTVHAASGVMRSATKTYTWRVGGDATAAPSSASVEPSESASPSEEPSTPAGDDTVTPLPDPSVDPEDTPSAAPSATPSDEKSTDPDNTGDEATIPATSEATQAADNAPAASHGGASVGTVALPRTGN, encoded by the coding sequence GGCTCCGGCCCAGCCTGGTTTCTCCCGCTCACCGATCTGGGCCGGGTTCGGTGCCGACACCAACGTGCCCATCGAACGGTTCCGCGACCAGTCATTCACCCTCGACATGGTGGGATTCGACGGGCCGGGTCGCATGGAGATGTTCAACAACTACGGCACCGAGCACAAGGAGTCCGCCTCGCGTCTGCTCTCCAGCCATGACGTCGGCCTGCGATCCGCCTTCCTCACCGCTGGTTCCCACACCCACAACGACACCACCTTCACCCGCCCCGGCCGCTACGAGATGACGTATCGCGCCAGCGCCCGCGACACCAACGGCACACTCATTCACTCCGCCCCCCAGACCCTCGTCTGGCAGGTCGGTGGCACCAAGCCCAGCGCCGAGGGCCTGGGTGACGTCGCCAAGGCCTACCAGGCGTCGTTGACGACGACCTCGCCGTCCTTCGCCCCCAAACTCAGCCTTGCACCCCATGCGGGGCGTGACAAGGATGGTGACGAACATCTGAGCCAGCTGGAGTTCACCACGGGCGACTCGGCCGATCAGGGTACGGCCATCTTCTACATCGACGGCTACCACCTGGCGGAGGTGCCGGTGAGCAGCGGTCACGCCACTTGGACCGAGATGGTGGGGTCACAGTCGTCGAACTTCCAGGTGGTCTACGTGCCCAGGTCGGGCCACAGCCCACGATGGGTGAGCGCCCCGATCGCCTACACCACCGGCCAGCAGCGGGCACAGACCTCCCAGCCCGGCCAGTTCCCCACCAAGGCCAGCCAGGACCCGGCCCCGGCCTTCGACACCAACGAGCTCACCGATGGATCCGACGAGGCGACGGTCACCTCGAGCGTCAAGGACGGATCGGCCACCGTCACGGTCACTCCGGCCGATCCGCGCATGATCGCCCATGTCAAGGGCGGATTCATCACCAACCCCAAGGACGACATCCCCGACTGTGACGTGGACTTCGTCTCCGGCCCCAACACTCGCAGTGTCCGTGCCGACGTGAGGTACTGCGGTGGCGATGCGACGAGCCTCAAGCTCGACATCACCCCGCTGCCACGCGATCACCGCTCAGCAGCGCACATGGAGGTCTCCGGTGGCCTCAACTCCACGACCCAGGTGCGATGGGGCGAGAACACCGGCGACGTGAGCCCCACATCGGCCCCACCTGCGCCGACCACTCCAGCCCAGCCCGGCCCGACGGATCCCGACGGTCACACGGGTCCTGCGCTGCCCGGCCCGACGGATCCCGCGCGGCCTGCTCCAACGGTTCCCGCACCCACTGGATTCCAGCCCGGTGCCCCCACCGAGCCGGGGCAGGGTGTCAATCCGTCGGACACCAGTCCGGTGACCATCGACCGTGGCCACGTCGACGTCGGGCCCGTCAGCTCCGACGGTGGAGCAACCATGGCCTTGGTCGACGACTCACGAACCCATGCCAGGCAGACCGTCCTGCGTGATCCCGAATCGGTGAGGCTCAGTGTGCCCGATCATGCCAAGCATGTGCGAGGCGATGTGAGCGCAGCTGAGGTGAGGAAGGCTGGACTGTCCGGTCGGCCGGTGTTCCCCGACCACGCATACGACTTCCTCGGTGCAAAGGGCACCCCGGTGTGGGTGCTGCCCCAGAACCAGACCGACGGACTGGTCTGGCCCGGGTTCTCCACCGAGCGGATGCCCACCGAGGACTACCCCGATGGCGTCAATCTCACCCTGACCCCCATCTCGGCTCCGGACAAGGGGGCCTGGTGGGCGTTCACCGCTGGTCTCAGCAACGACGTCACCATGCTCGGATCGTCGGAGAAACCCCACGAGATCGTCAACAAGGCCCCGGCGCACATCCACAACAACTGGGTGTTCACCAAACCCGGCACGTACGTCATCGGGGTGTCGGCCTCCGGCAAGAACGCCTCCGGCCAGTTCAACGTCACACAGAAGAAGATGACGTTCGTCGTGGGTGACGAGGCAGCCACGGCACTGCCAACCCCCGGTGGGGACGCCGCCACGCCGGGTCGGCCGGCCGAGCCGACCCCACCCAGTGCATCGGGCCCCACCGCCTCGGCCCACCCCTCACCGGAGGCGAGTGCCCCCTCGGCCAGCCCCTCGAACCAGTCGAGCAACCCTGCCACACCTGATGGACAGAGCACGCCTGCCACACCCCACGGGCCGAGCACGCCTGCCCCCAGCTCCTCGACGAACACCAAGGTCGTCCTCGACCACGGCCACGTGGACGTCTTCCATGTCGGTTTCACCGGGGGCAAGCTCGACCTCAAGCTCAAGGAGGATGTCACCGGCTCCGGCGTGATCCATGAACCGCAGGATGTCGACCTGCAGGTGAAGGATTCCGCATTCGTCGACGTTCCCCGACAGTTCCCGGGGGCTCCCAGGGCCTACGTGCTTCCCATGACGCAGAATCAGGATCTGCTGTGGCCCGGGTGGGACACCATGAGTACCGGCAAACCGGTCGACCTCGTCGTCGACTCGGTGCAGGGCCCCGGGAAGGTGCACCTGTTCACCACCGACATCTCGGGTACGGCCGTCTCCCAGCTCACCTCGGGAGGCACGGCGCTGCCCGGCACCATCTCCGTGCCGTCGCCGACGCACGTGCACGCCAACTGGGTCTTCACCAAACCCGGCGTCTACACGATGACCGTCCACGCCGCGTCCGGTGTGATGCGATCGGCCACCAAGACCTACACGTGGCGGGTCGGCGGGGACGCCACCGCTGCCCCGTCGTCTGCTTCCGTTGAGCCGTCCGAGTCGGCCAGCCCCTCCGAAGAGCCGTCGACACCTGCCGGTGATGACACGGTGACCCCACTCCCCGATCCGTCGGTGGACCCGGAGGACACCCCCTCGGCCGCCCCGAGCGCCACCCCGAGTGACGAGAAGTCCACTGACCCGGACAACACTGGTGATGAGGCCACGATTCCCGCCACCTCGGAGGCCACGCAGGCTGCCGACAACGCTCCTGCCGCCTCCCACGGCGGTGCCTCTGTCGGCACCGTCGCCCTGCCGCGCACCGGCAACTGA
- a CDS encoding anchored repeat-type ABC transporter permease subunit, with protein sequence MLTPWEFFTDLTNPLLVFLPKALLVAVVCSMVAGVIGSHVVLRGMAFIGDAVAHSVFPGLAVAFLLQGSLLVGGAVAGLVTAILVAVVSQNRRLKEDSVIGILFAGAFALGIVIISRAPGYSGSLQQFLFGSITGISNDDIVIVCVAGALILAAERALHKELVTVGLDRETARASHMPVFALDLVLYVLVTLTVVISVQVIGNILVLALLVTPASTARLFTNRLSTMMVLAPVIGAVCALVGLYLSWSIDLPAGGTIVLVATVVFLLSWLLAPRHGLLGAWLRRRADSPVAAS encoded by the coding sequence ATGCTCACTCCCTGGGAGTTTTTCACCGACCTCACCAACCCACTGCTGGTCTTCCTGCCGAAGGCCCTGCTGGTTGCCGTGGTCTGCTCCATGGTTGCCGGAGTCATCGGGTCGCACGTCGTGCTGCGTGGCATGGCCTTCATCGGTGACGCGGTGGCCCACTCGGTGTTCCCCGGCCTGGCGGTGGCCTTCCTGCTGCAGGGGTCCCTGCTGGTGGGAGGTGCCGTGGCTGGCCTGGTGACCGCGATCCTGGTGGCCGTCGTCTCACAGAATCGACGGCTCAAGGAGGACTCCGTCATCGGGATCCTCTTCGCCGGCGCCTTCGCGCTGGGCATCGTCATCATCTCCCGAGCCCCTGGGTACTCGGGGTCGCTGCAGCAGTTCCTCTTCGGGTCGATCACCGGCATCAGCAATGACGACATCGTCATCGTGTGCGTCGCAGGTGCGCTGATCCTCGCCGCCGAGCGTGCCCTGCACAAGGAGCTGGTGACCGTCGGCCTGGACCGTGAGACGGCGCGCGCCAGTCACATGCCGGTCTTCGCACTCGATCTGGTGCTCTACGTGCTGGTGACCCTCACCGTCGTCATCTCGGTGCAGGTGATTGGAAACATTCTGGTGCTCGCGCTGCTGGTGACCCCGGCGTCCACGGCTCGTCTGTTCACCAATCGGTTGTCGACGATGATGGTGCTGGCACCGGTCATTGGCGCCGTCTGTGCCCTCGTCGGCCTGTACCTGTCGTGGTCGATCGACCTGCCGGCCGGTGGGACGATCGTCCTCGTCGCGACGGTGGTGTTCCTGCTCAGCTGGCTGCTGGCCCCCAGGCACGGCCTGCTGGGTGCCTGGCTGCGACGTCGCGCGGACTCCCCGGTGGCTGCCTCCTGA
- a CDS encoding anchored repeat-type ABC transporter ATP-binding subunit, producing MSDSDLGSIRITNLAVNLGGLQVLHDVNLTASKGDLLALLGPNGAGKTTILRTMLGLVRPARGSVTVAGAAPGRGWRHVGYVPQRHEFAWDFPISVADVVMSGRTHHIGWLRHPGKDDHVAVRDALRIADMADLADRTVGELSGGQRQRVLIARALATRPSVLLLDEPFTGVDMPTQEMLTELFCRLASEGTTLVMTTHDLVQAMATADRVCLINRTVIADSTPEELRDPAMWMRTFGISENSPLLTTVGAAGPVAPSHAGRAASSPEAPVATSA from the coding sequence ATGAGTGACAGCGATCTCGGATCCATCAGGATCACCAATCTCGCGGTCAACCTGGGCGGCCTGCAGGTGCTCCATGACGTCAACCTCACCGCCAGCAAGGGCGACCTGCTGGCCCTGCTGGGGCCCAATGGGGCGGGCAAGACGACGATCCTGCGCACCATGCTGGGGCTCGTCCGCCCGGCCAGGGGATCCGTCACGGTGGCCGGGGCGGCCCCGGGGCGTGGCTGGCGTCACGTCGGCTACGTGCCGCAGCGCCACGAGTTCGCCTGGGACTTCCCGATCAGCGTGGCCGACGTCGTCATGAGTGGACGCACCCACCACATCGGATGGCTGCGTCATCCCGGCAAGGACGACCACGTCGCGGTGCGTGACGCACTGCGGATCGCCGACATGGCCGATCTGGCCGATCGCACCGTCGGGGAGTTGTCGGGGGGTCAGCGGCAGCGGGTGCTCATCGCCCGTGCCCTGGCGACCCGCCCCTCGGTGTTGTTGCTTGACGAGCCGTTCACCGGGGTGGACATGCCCACCCAGGAGATGCTCACCGAGCTGTTCTGCCGACTCGCCAGCGAAGGCACCACCCTCGTCATGACGACCCACGACCTCGTGCAGGCCATGGCCACCGCCGACCGGGTGTGTCTCATCAACCGCACCGTCATCGCCGACTCCACCCCCGAGGAGTTGCGCGACCCGGCGATGTGGATGAGAACCTTCGGCATCTCGGAGAACTCTCCTCTGCTCACCACGGTTGGCGCCGCCGGACCCGTCGCCCCCTCCCATGCTGGACGTGCCGCCAGCTCACCGGAGGCACCCGTCGCCACGTCCGCCTGA
- a CDS encoding choice-of-anchor M domain-containing protein: MRFTSEESMTKKHRPLAARCAAALSALTLALSGGLAPAPAQASGGTPPPDPALKQTVTEDEQVAQGPAEITRGHVDVGPRLIDGKFVLLARDDSANPPVWRSTDDAVLRVVDASRIDVPNDDAYSFLGGMRGRKAYVIPQTQDQKVVWLGWNTQAPEIVKNFPRGAKLVFTGHEGPGEAHMFIENGFEAPMSLYDSTKSEQQPVHMEANTHVHANWVFSEPGAQTISMEVCGTDAKGVKHSYPTKLRFVIGDKGSAQDARSMGASASATIADSPTATASSDSTAASSDASHGSSSHGAIIAIIAGVVIVAIVVAALIGRSRSRAMRDEVWQDGGASKGNGANPHE, translated from the coding sequence ATGAGGTTCACATCGGAGGAATCCATGACCAAGAAACATCGCCCGTTGGCAGCTCGATGCGCAGCCGCCCTGTCTGCCCTGACCCTCGCCCTGAGCGGCGGCCTCGCACCTGCACCTGCCCAGGCGTCTGGCGGCACCCCGCCGCCGGACCCGGCTCTCAAGCAGACCGTCACCGAGGACGAGCAGGTGGCCCAGGGCCCTGCCGAGATCACACGTGGCCATGTCGACGTGGGGCCCCGGCTCATCGACGGCAAGTTCGTCCTGCTGGCCCGTGACGACTCCGCCAATCCGCCGGTGTGGCGCAGCACCGACGACGCGGTGCTGAGGGTCGTCGACGCGTCCCGGATCGACGTACCGAACGATGATGCCTACTCCTTCCTGGGTGGCATGCGCGGCAGGAAGGCCTACGTCATTCCGCAGACCCAGGACCAGAAGGTCGTGTGGCTGGGATGGAACACCCAGGCCCCGGAGATCGTCAAGAACTTCCCCCGCGGTGCCAAGCTGGTCTTCACCGGACACGAAGGCCCGGGCGAGGCCCACATGTTCATCGAGAATGGGTTCGAGGCCCCGATGTCGCTCTACGACTCCACGAAGTCCGAGCAGCAGCCGGTCCACATGGAAGCCAACACCCATGTGCACGCCAACTGGGTGTTCTCCGAGCCCGGAGCGCAGACGATCTCGATGGAGGTATGTGGCACGGATGCCAAGGGTGTCAAGCACTCCTACCCCACCAAGCTGAGGTTCGTCATCGGCGACAAGGGTTCGGCGCAGGATGCCAGGTCGATGGGCGCCTCCGCCTCGGCCACCATCGCCGACTCCCCGACGGCCACGGCCAGCTCCGACTCGACGGCGGCATCCTCCGACGCCTCACACGGCAGCTCGTCGCATGGCGCGATCATCGCGATCATCGCCGGAGTGGTCATCGTCGCCATCGTCGTTGCAGCGTTGATCGGTCGGTCTCGTTCCCGCGCAATGCGTGACGAGGTGTGGCAGGACGGCGGGGCCAGCAAGGGGAACGGGGCCAATCCGCATGAGTGA
- a CDS encoding anchored repeat ABC transporter, substrate-binding protein gives MRKRLLAAMTALSLLAGCGHAPAAQEDKLSVVTTTPILADLTRNVAGDRADVTSLVPSGADPHTYEPSLRDVRTVVYSKVALSNYLMLEPHSVIKTIDASLPKGAINMSLAEEAQKYGAEVIPLVENANLDTVWLGLRVIGKGTAHGADRSSSVHLRLESVDGPGDLTAYITGTFGRPQIYYSTTDGVDERDDVELPADAHTHMSWAFSKPGVYRARFAATLTTSRGETSIGSQTLTIAVGADPRTIPELADRTVVDKGHADFSADIDQDRMLILSDPTGGGVRTQKRLDPEKSVIWVPPKALTEIPPSPAFRFLGRPGASIHQLPQAVLGAHVHGEIDPHLWMSIKNTKAYVQVIRDALIKADPDGAQTYRDNTKAYLAKLEQTSHYVDSRIAGIPKGNRQLITSHDAYGYLAQAHGMHVAGFVTANPGVEPSMAQRRKLNQTISDLKVPAVFLEPNVLRASSVLVAMAHENDVQVCTIYGDTFDDRVTTYIDLMKFDADSLARCLG, from the coding sequence GTGAGAAAACGCCTGTTGGCCGCCATGACCGCACTCAGCCTGCTGGCTGGGTGCGGTCATGCCCCCGCTGCCCAAGAAGACAAGCTCTCCGTGGTGACGACCACGCCCATCCTCGCCGACCTCACCCGCAATGTGGCCGGCGACCGGGCCGACGTCACCTCCCTGGTTCCCTCCGGCGCCGACCCGCACACCTACGAACCATCCCTGCGTGACGTACGTACCGTCGTGTACTCGAAGGTCGCGTTGTCGAACTACCTCATGCTCGAACCGCACTCGGTCATCAAGACCATCGACGCCTCCCTGCCCAAGGGGGCCATCAACATGTCCTTGGCCGAGGAGGCCCAGAAGTACGGGGCCGAGGTCATCCCGCTGGTCGAGAATGCGAACCTCGACACGGTCTGGCTGGGTCTGCGCGTCATCGGCAAGGGCACCGCGCATGGGGCCGACCGTTCCTCCTCGGTGCACCTCAGGCTGGAGTCGGTGGATGGCCCCGGAGATCTCACTGCCTACATCACGGGCACCTTCGGACGTCCCCAGATCTACTACTCGACCACCGATGGCGTCGACGAACGCGACGACGTGGAGCTTCCCGCCGACGCCCACACCCACATGTCCTGGGCATTCAGCAAGCCCGGCGTGTACCGGGCCAGGTTCGCTGCCACCCTCACGACTTCCCGGGGTGAGACCTCGATCGGTTCGCAGACCCTGACGATCGCCGTCGGCGCCGATCCACGCACCATTCCCGAACTCGCCGACCGCACCGTCGTCGACAAGGGGCACGCCGACTTCTCGGCCGACATCGACCAGGACAGGATGCTCATCCTCTCCGACCCGACGGGTGGCGGGGTGCGTACCCAGAAACGTCTGGATCCGGAGAAATCGGTGATCTGGGTGCCGCCGAAAGCACTCACCGAGATACCTCCCTCACCGGCATTCCGATTCCTGGGACGTCCCGGCGCCTCCATACACCAGTTGCCCCAGGCGGTGCTCGGTGCCCACGTCCACGGTGAGATCGACCCCCACCTGTGGATGAGCATCAAGAACACCAAGGCCTACGTTCAGGTGATTCGTGACGCCCTCATCAAGGCCGACCCCGACGGGGCGCAGACCTACCGGGACAACACCAAGGCCTACCTGGCCAAACTCGAGCAGACCTCGCACTACGTCGACAGCCGGATCGCGGGTATTCCCAAGGGGAATCGTCAGCTCATCACCAGTCACGACGCCTACGGCTACCTGGCCCAGGCACATGGCATGCACGTCGCCGGATTCGTCACCGCGAACCCGGGGGTGGAGCCGTCGATGGCCCAACGTCGCAAGCTCAACCAGACCATTTCCGACCTCAAGGTGCCGGCGGTGTTCCTCGAGCCCAACGTGCTGCGCGCCTCGTCGGTGCTGGTGGCCATGGCGCACGAGAACGACGTGCAGGTCTGCACGATCTACGGTGACACCTTCGATGATCGCGTCACCACCTACATCGACCTCATGAAATTCGACGCCGACTCCCTGGCCCGGTGCCTGGGATGA